Proteins encoded by one window of Salicibibacter halophilus:
- a CDS encoding endonuclease MutS2 codes for MQEDMLRTLEYQKMKNQLMEHVASDLGKDKIHHLFPHRELKAVQLAQEETGDGEQVLRFRGHVPLGGVHDIRAELKRAQLGSVLDPQDFTDINDTIRAGNQLKAFIDQLLEEEEEISIPHLHAYVSDLFPLKNLEASIRRKISEDGYVLDSASDALRTTRQQIRTFESTVRSKLEQILRSKDAETKLSDRVVTIRNERYVIPVKQAYRNAFGGIVHDQSSSGQTLFIEPQSVVTANNQLREAKVKEKQEIERILRVLTEEVAAEGEQLSSNTEILAQLDFISAKALYAQRLRGVQPRLNDRRYVYFPRARHPLLGEDDVVPIDLEIGGDYHSLVITGPNTGGKTVALKTVGLFTLMAQSGLFLPTAEKAEATVFTNVFADIGDEQSIEQSLSTFSSHMTNIVSILREVDDQSLVLFDELGAGTDPAEGAALAVSILDEAHARDARTVATTHYTELKGYAYNRNGVMNASVEFDVDTLSPTYRLLTGVPGRSNAFAISRRLGLPENIIAAAESEMAADTKQAEQMITSLEARYQEAERAQEEADETRKQAEKLHRELDRAFTEMQKQKQAIYEDAEAKAQAEVEKAKQEAETIVADLRRLQQEGHAVKEHELIEARKGLEDAPPQLTKKQQQVKRKAEKAASYEPGEEVFVPRFNQSGYVVETSGKDEYSVQLGIMKMTLKADDLEKTSQPKPEKAGKSVTRVSGRSSHVKPELDLRGERYENAMAEVEKYLDDAVLAGYGRVHIVHGKGTGALRKGVKELLAKHPGVKNTRDGGMNEGGIGNTVVELK; via the coding sequence ATGCAGGAGGATATGCTACGAACGTTAGAATATCAAAAAATGAAAAATCAACTAATGGAACACGTAGCATCTGACTTAGGCAAAGACAAAATCCATCACCTTTTCCCCCATAGGGAGCTGAAGGCTGTGCAACTCGCCCAGGAGGAAACCGGGGATGGGGAGCAAGTCCTTCGTTTTCGTGGACATGTCCCTCTTGGAGGCGTCCATGACATCCGGGCGGAACTTAAACGAGCCCAATTAGGGAGTGTGCTCGACCCCCAAGATTTTACGGACATTAATGATACCATCCGTGCCGGGAACCAATTGAAGGCCTTTATCGATCAATTACTCGAAGAGGAAGAAGAGATTTCCATCCCTCATTTGCACGCGTATGTTTCAGACCTTTTTCCCTTGAAAAACCTGGAAGCGAGCATCCGAAGAAAGATTAGTGAAGATGGCTATGTGCTGGATAGCGCGAGTGATGCATTGAGAACAACAAGACAGCAAATCCGCACGTTTGAATCAACGGTCCGTTCGAAACTTGAACAGATTCTGCGTTCGAAAGATGCAGAGACCAAGCTCTCCGACCGTGTCGTTACAATACGGAACGAGCGCTATGTAATTCCCGTCAAACAAGCCTATCGAAATGCCTTTGGCGGTATTGTGCACGACCAATCTTCCTCCGGGCAAACGCTGTTTATTGAACCGCAATCTGTTGTGACGGCAAATAATCAACTCCGTGAGGCAAAGGTAAAAGAGAAACAGGAAATTGAGCGGATTTTGCGCGTGTTGACGGAAGAGGTGGCAGCAGAAGGGGAGCAATTATCAAGCAATACAGAGATTCTTGCCCAGCTTGATTTTATCTCCGCCAAAGCCTTGTATGCACAGAGGTTGAGAGGGGTTCAACCGCGGCTAAATGACCGCCGCTACGTTTATTTCCCGCGAGCCCGGCATCCATTATTGGGGGAAGATGATGTCGTTCCCATCGATTTGGAGATCGGGGGCGACTATCATTCACTCGTGATTACCGGCCCCAACACCGGCGGTAAAACAGTCGCTTTAAAAACCGTTGGACTCTTTACGCTAATGGCCCAATCCGGTTTATTTTTGCCAACTGCGGAAAAAGCGGAAGCGACGGTTTTCACAAATGTTTTTGCCGACATCGGCGATGAGCAATCCATTGAGCAAAGCTTGAGCACGTTTTCGTCTCATATGACGAATATCGTTTCCATTCTGCGAGAGGTCGATGATCAAAGCCTCGTCTTATTCGATGAATTGGGGGCAGGAACCGATCCTGCTGAAGGGGCGGCACTTGCCGTTTCCATTTTGGATGAAGCCCATGCCCGCGATGCACGCACGGTAGCCACCACGCACTACACGGAATTGAAAGGCTATGCCTATAACCGAAATGGCGTGATGAATGCCAGCGTTGAATTTGATGTCGACACGTTAAGCCCGACGTATCGGCTGCTTACAGGAGTGCCGGGGCGCAGCAATGCTTTTGCAATCTCCCGGCGGCTCGGCCTTCCGGAAAATATCATAGCAGCGGCCGAAAGTGAAATGGCGGCGGATACGAAGCAGGCGGAACAAATGATTACGTCGCTCGAAGCCCGCTACCAAGAAGCAGAACGAGCGCAAGAAGAGGCGGATGAAACGCGGAAACAGGCAGAGAAACTGCACCGCGAGCTGGACCGTGCATTTACAGAGATGCAAAAGCAAAAACAGGCGATCTACGAGGACGCAGAGGCAAAGGCACAAGCGGAAGTGGAAAAGGCAAAACAAGAAGCGGAAACAATTGTTGCCGATTTGCGCCGCCTCCAGCAAGAAGGCCATGCGGTGAAGGAGCATGAGCTCATTGAGGCACGGAAGGGACTTGAAGATGCGCCCCCCCAATTAACGAAAAAGCAGCAACAAGTGAAGAGAAAAGCCGAAAAAGCGGCCAGCTATGAGCCGGGCGAAGAAGTCTTCGTGCCCCGCTTTAATCAAAGCGGATACGTAGTGGAAACTTCCGGAAAAGACGAATACAGCGTCCAACTCGGTATTATGAAAATGACATTAAAGGCAGATGATCTAGAAAAAACCTCACAGCCAAAGCCTGAAAAAGCCGGGAAAAGCGTCACACGTGTCTCCGGACGTTCGTCTCATGTAAAACCGGAATTGGATTTGCGCGGGGAACGTTATGAGAATGCCATGGCAGAAGTGGAAAAATATCTCGATGATGCTGTCCTCGCCGGCTATGGGCGCGTTCATATCGTTCATGGCAAAGGAACGGGCGCTTTGCGCAAAGGTGTGAAAGAACTGCTGGCAAAACACCCAGGTGTAAAAAATACAAGAGACGGCGGAATGAACGAAGGCGGGATCGGCAACACAGTGGTAGAATTAAAATAA